TCCCGCAGCAAGCTGCGGGGAATCTTCGACCGTAAGGACTTTTAATCTGATTTTTATATTCGCTCGCTGACCCCGCCGCCCCGCCCTGCGGGACGGGGAATGCGCTCGCTGCTGCGGTTCGGACAGGCTGAAAATTCTATAATTTAATTGGATTGGAGAAAGAATATGGAGATTTCAACTTTAAATGCAATTTCTCCTGTAGACGGACGCTATCACCGGGCCACCGCAAAGCTGGGGGATTACTTTTCGGAAGGCGCCCTGATAAAATACCGGATTCTGGTGGAAGTCGAGTATTTCATCGCATTGTGCGAATGGCCGCTGCCGCAGTTGAAATCCGTCGACAAGACCAGATTCGAAACCCTGCGCAGCCTATACAAGGCATTCACCCCCGAAAACGCCCAAAAGGTGAAAGACATCGAAAAGGTCACCAACCACGACGTCAAAGCCGTGGAATATCTTCTGAAAGAAAAATTTCAGGAAATCGGGCTAGCGCCTTACAAAGAGTTTGTGCATTTCGGACTGACGTCCCAGGATGTCACCAACACGGCCATCCCGCTTTCTCTGATGGCTGCCTGGAAGGAAGTGCTGGAACCCGTCCTGGCTGAAGTTGCCGAAGCGCTCTCGGCCAAGGCGGATGCATGGCGGGATATTCCCATGCTGGCGCGGACCCACGGCCAGCCGGCATCCCCCACCTGCCTGGGCAAGGAAATTTATGTTTTTGTAAGCCGGCTGCAGGAGCAGGTGGCGCAGCTTAAAAGAATTCCTTTTTCGGCCAAGTTCGGGGGAGCAACCGGCAATTTCAATGCCCACCACGTCGCCTACCCCGACATCGACTGGATCGCTTTTGCGGACAAGTTCGTAAACAGCACCCTGGGCCTGCAGCGCTCGCAGGTCACAACCCAGATTGAACATTACGACAACCTGGGCGCCTTCTGCGACAATCTGAAGCGGATCAACACCATTCTCATCGATCTCGACCGGGACATCTGGTCTTATGTTTCCATGGAATATTTCAAGCAAAAGGTGGTGGCCGGAGAAGTGGGATCCTCCACCATGCCGCACAAGGTCAACCCCATCGATTTTGAAAATTCCGAGGGAAACTTGGGCATCGCCAATGCCGTCTTTGAACACCTTTCAGCCAAGCTCCCGGTTTCACGGCTCCAGAGAGATCTGACCGATTCCACCGTCATTCGAAATATCGGCGTGCCCATCGCCCATTCCCTGATTGCCTGGAAATCGCTCCTGCGGGGCCTGGGAAAATTGATATTAAATGAAGAAAGTATCCGTTCCGACCTGGAGAATAACTGGGCCGTGGTGGCCGAGGCGATCCAGACGGTTTTGCGCCGCGAGGGCTACCCGGACCCCTATGAAGCGCTCAAAGCCTTGACCCGGACCCATTCGAAGAT
This window of the Desulfobacterales bacterium genome carries:
- the purB gene encoding adenylosuccinate lyase, translating into MEISTLNAISPVDGRYHRATAKLGDYFSEGALIKYRILVEVEYFIALCEWPLPQLKSVDKTRFETLRSLYKAFTPENAQKVKDIEKVTNHDVKAVEYLLKEKFQEIGLAPYKEFVHFGLTSQDVTNTAIPLSLMAAWKEVLEPVLAEVAEALSAKADAWRDIPMLARTHGQPASPTCLGKEIYVFVSRLQEQVAQLKRIPFSAKFGGATGNFNAHHVAYPDIDWIAFADKFVNSTLGLQRSQVTTQIEHYDNLGAFCDNLKRINTILIDLDRDIWSYVSMEYFKQKVVAGEVGSSTMPHKVNPIDFENSEGNLGIANAVFEHLSAKLPVSRLQRDLTDSTVIRNIGVPIAHSLIAWKSLLRGLGKLILNEESIRSDLENNWAVVAEAIQTVLRREGYPDPYEALKALTRTHSKIDRKAIAAFIKTLDVSSAVKKELLNISPENYTGICKF